One genomic segment of Hordeum vulgare subsp. vulgare chromosome 2H, MorexV3_pseudomolecules_assembly, whole genome shotgun sequence includes these proteins:
- the LOC123428519 gene encoding L-type lectin-domain containing receptor kinase IX.1-like yields the protein MHCILRVFAHRSRHRASQRPPTGMASFSSATTSTCFLLLHLVIIFFHLPTPAVSLAFNCSRFTTEDLKDMKFEGDASFNTLYGSIPMNTNTYRVASRVSYSAAPLQLWDKMTGEVASFTTQFQFQIHITGDESSKGGMAFFLAGYPSSLPGNCTPDSLGLTNQSADAVPSGDSRFVSVKFDNFNNTIVADPDTSSYDHIGINVNSLISVSTQPLPSFTLNNTQTAQIEYDNVSSILAVTLWSDDADGQDQRSSSLSSKVDFKSVLPEQVSIGFSTNTLSGMDIFLNSWYFNSSLEPQQTPPPPPPPPPSSPPQSPPGLGSGVIVGAAAGATMFLVLLFAAAAALVVRRRRHQNMMETEEYYTDSEGEGEPMSEIEMGTGPRRFPYRELMEATKNFAAEEKLGQGGFGAVYQGYLRDPAGLAVAIKRLQSSIQGKKEYKSEVKVISRLRHRNLVQLIGWCHGHDQELLLVYELMPNRSLDIHLHSKQGTFLTWPMRMKILLELGSALLYLHEEWEQCVLHRDIKPSNVMLDESFGAKLGDFGLARLVDHAAGMQTMTAISGTPGYLDPECVNTGRASAESDVYSFGVVLLEVACGRRPMSVIAPNQHQQKNGGVFRLVEWAWGLYGRGAILEAIDERLNGDYDAAEVERVMVIGLWCAHPNPSARPSIRTAMATLQPKVDQAYQLPMLPSKMPVPVFEPFALANAVGMSSSSSHTFGVSSSTWSSMPPHTSGTASSDASTSTNSSKTSSSLLKH from the exons ATGCACTGTATATTAAGAGTTTTTGCACACCGATCGAGGCACCGAGCGAGCCAGCGACCGCCGACCGGTATGGCCAGCTTTTCGAGCGCCACCACATCCACCTgttttctcctcctccacctcgtcatcATCTTCTTCCACCTTCCAACTCCTGCCGTCTCCTTGGCGTTCAACTGCTCCAGGTTCACCACAGAAGACCTAAAGGACATGAAGTTCGAAGGCGACGCATCCTTCAACACATTGTATGGAAGTATCCCCATGAACACGAATACGTACCGTGTTGCCAGCCGGGTGTCGTACAGCGCTGCACCGCTGCAGCTCTGGGACAAGATGACCGGCGAGGTGGCCAGCTTCACCACGCAGTTCCAGTTCCAGATCCATATCACCGGTGACGAGAGCAGCAAGGGGGGCATGGCCTTTTTCCTCGCCGGCTATCCGTCTAGCCTGCCTGGCAATTGCACCCCCGACAGCCTCGGCCTCACTAACCAAAGCGCAGACGCCGTGCCGTCCGGTGATAGCCGGTTCGTGTCGGTGAAGTTCGACAACTTCAACAACACAATAGTAGCTGACCCCGACACCAGCAGCTACGACCACATCGGCATCAATGTCAACTCCCTCATATCGGTGAGTACACAGCCCCTGCCGAGCTTCACCCTCAACAACACCCAGACCGCCCAAATCGAGTACGACAATGTTTCCAGCATCTTAGCTGTGACATTATGGAGCGATGATGCAGATGGCCAAGACCAACGGAGTTCCAGCCTTAGCTCCAAGGTTGACTTCAAGAGCGTACTACCGGAGCAGGTCTCCATTGGCTTCTCCACGAACACGTTGTCGGGGATGGATATATTTCTAAACTCTTGGTACTTCAACTCTTCATTGGAACCAcaacaaacaccaccaccaccaccaccaccaccaccatcatcaccaccacaatCCCCACCAGGGCTAGGTTCTGGAGTTATAGTCGGAGCAGCTGCCGGCGCAACAATgttcctcgtcctcctctttgcCGCTGCAGCGGCACTTGTAGTGCGCCGCCGTCGTCATCAGAATATGATGGAGACGGAGGAGTACTACACAGACTCAGAAGGCGAAGGCGAGCCGATGTCGGAGATCGAGATGGGGACGGGGCCAAGGCGGTTCCCATACCGCGAGCTCATGGAAGCAACGAAGAACTTCGCCGCAGAGGAGAAGCTTGGGCAAGGCGGCTTTGGCGCCGTATACCAAGGCTATTTGAGAGACCCGGCTGGGCTAGCCGTGGCCATCAAAAGGTTGCAGTCTTCCATACAAGGAAAGAAGGAGTACAAATCCGAGGTCAAGGTGATAAGCAGGCTGCGTCATCGGAACCTCGTGCAGCTCATCGGCTGGTGCCATGGCCATGATCAGGAGCTCCTGCTGGTCTACGAGCTCATGCCCAACCGCAGCCTCGACATCCATCTCCACAGCAAGCAGGGCACCTTCCTCACATGGCCAATGAG GATGAAGATATTGTTGGAGCTTGGGTCTGCACTGCTCTACCTCCATGAAGAGTGGGAGCAGTGCGTGTTGCACCGGGATATCAAGCCCAGCAACGTGATGCTCGACGAGTCCTTTGGAGCCAAGCTAGGCGACTTTGGGCTCGCGAGGCTCGTTGACCACGCCGCCGGGATGCAGACCATGACCGCAATCTCTGGAACTCCAGGCTACTTGGACCCTGAGTGCGTGAACACCGGCAGGGCCAGCGCCGAGTCCGACGTGTACAGCTTCGGCGTGGTTCTACTGGAGGTGGCATGCGGCAGGAGGCCAATGAGCGTAATCGCACCCAACCAACACCAGCAGAAGAACGGCGGCGTCTTCCGGCTGGTCGAGTGGGCCTGGGGACTCTACGGCCGGGGAGCCATCCTTGAGGCCATCGACGAGCGGCTGAACGGTGACTACGACGCTGCGGAGGTGGAGAGGGTGATGGTCATCGGGCTCTGGTGCGCGCATCCAAACCCGAGCGCGCGGCCGTCCATCAGGACAGCCATGGCCACTCTCCAGCCCAAGGTCGACCAAGCCTACCAACTGCCGATGCTTCCTTCCAAGATGCCGGTGCCGGTGTTTGAGCCGTTCGCCTTGGCCAATGCCGTTGGgatgtcatcgtcgtcctccCACACCTTTGGGGTGTCGTCGTCGACGTGGTCCAGTATGCCACCGCACACCTCTGGTACCGCATCCTCCGACGCTAGCACTTCAACAAACAGTTCAAAGACCTCTTCTTCGCTACTCAAACATTAG